The following coding sequences lie in one Cucurbita pepo subsp. pepo cultivar mu-cu-16 chromosome LG13, ASM280686v2, whole genome shotgun sequence genomic window:
- the LOC111808841 gene encoding uncharacterized protein LOC111808841 — MNGDVATVVTAAAPTGSAEPQYVRAKTSVWWDIENCQVPKGCDPHAIAQNISSALVKINYCGPVSISAYGDTNRIPNSIQQALSSTGIALNHVPAGVKDASDKKILVDMLFWAVDNPAPANYLLISGDRDFSNALHQLRMRRYNILLAQPQRASAPLVAAAKSVWLWMSLVAGGLPISSAESSQLVNGTLTSDPQISQNSGLDHNQQTAQAIVYKPENVSLGNNKHKGKSIHKNSNQPVLSRALSSPVSRHEENPNFLNQPNHIQAKQFKKAPHEFFGNSGNSSSVASSSQSTPNLLIENYTHARTDGSVSMGSSSSYQPPHVRQKTMQLHPPFRPDYVFSPNPVNRNSIPVPTQPDLSAPNISKLHISDHPNYAINPQNFHHQASEFRPHTTSQNFANFNSPDKGRSQHGSQSFHHDAFNKRHARDVEYAPHSSSTTLVRSSSYNDAWGSQGQPPPSEYIQGLIGVILLALNTLKMEKISPNEANITECIRYGDLRNCNTDVKMALNSAIEHNMVVRHNFGAVQLYVGKTEKLWKCVNPLGGHPNQYQKAIWDKIQNFLASPAGRSAIMASSCRYQAALILRNECLTDFALGDVLQILYMITSMKKWITHHISGWQPINIMLTEGNTYGISRTEL, encoded by the exons ATGAATGGAGATGTAGCTACGGTGGTAACGGCGGCCGCACCGACGGGTTCAGCAGAGCCCCAGTACGTTAGGGCTAAGACTTCTGTATGGTGGGACATCGAGAACTGTCAGGTCCCTAAGGGCTGCGATCCTCACGCAATCGCCCAAAACATCAGTTCCGCCCTCGTGAAAATTAACTACTGCGGTCCTGTTTCCATTTCCGCCTACGGTGATACTAATCGCATTCCCAACTCTATTCAGCAAGCTCTCTCCAGTACTGGCATCGCCTTGAATCACGTCCCTGCCG GTGTTAAGGATGCAAGTGACAAGAAGATTCTAGTCGATATGTTGTTTTGGGCGGTCGATAACCCTGCTCCTGCAAATTATTTGCTAATTTCTGGGGATAGAGATTTTTCTAACGCCCTTCATCAATTAAGAATGAGAAGATATAATATTCTTCTTGCACAGCCACAAAGGGCTTCTGCACCACTAGTTGCAGCAGCAAAGAGTGTTTGGCTTTGGATGAGTCTTGTAGCTGGAGGACTCCCAATATCCAGTGCGGAATCATCTCAACTCGTGAACGGTACCCTTACTTCTGACCCTCAAATATCTCAGAACTCTGGACTTGATCATAATCAGCAGACAGCACAAGCTATAGTATACAAACCTGAAAATGTCTCTTTGGGAAACAACAAACATAAAGGTAAATCTATACATAAAAACTCCAACCAACCAGTCCTATCCAGAGCCTTAAGCTCGCCTGTTTCTAGGCACGaggaaaaccctaattttttaaaccaacCAAATCATATCCAAGCAAAGCAGTTTAAGAAAGCACCTCATGAATTCTTCGGTAATAGCGGTAATAGCAGTTCTGTAGCCTCTTCTAGTCAGTCTACGCCAAATCTGCTTATTGAAAATTACACTCATGCTAGGACTGATGGTAGTGTTTCAATGGGTAGTTCCTCGAGTTACCAGCCTCCTCACGTCAGGCAAAAAACAATGCAGCTCCATCCTCCTTTTCGGCCAGATTATGTTTTTTCTCCTAACCCCGTTAATCGTAATTCTATCCCAGTCCCTACTCAACCCGATCTCTCTGCACCCAATATCAGTAAGCTGCATATCTCTGATCACCCCAATTATGCTAtaaatcctcaaaattttcatcatcAAGCTAGTGAATTTAGACCACATACTACGTCTCAAAACTTTGCCAACTTTAACTCGCCAGACAAAGGCCGTAGTCAGCATGGTAGCCAGTCATTCCATCATGATGCGTTTAATAAACGACATGCTCGTGATGTAGAGTATGCACCTCATTCATCTTCCACCACTCTTGTTAGAAGTTCTTCTTATAATGATGCCTGGGGATCTCAGGGGCAACCACCACCTTCGGAGTACATTCAAGGCCTTATTGGAGTTATTCTTCTTGCATTAAACACcctgaaaatggaaaaaattagTCCAAATGAGGCAAATATAACTGAGTGCATCCGATATGGAGACTTGAGAAACTGCAATACTGATGTAAAAATGGCACTTAATAGTGCGATAGAGCATAATATGGTAGTGAGGCATAATTTTGGAGCTGTGCAATTGTATGTTGGTAAAACAGAAAAATTGTGGAAGTGTGTGAACCCTCTAGGTGGGCATCCCAATCAATACCAAAAAGCTATATGGGATAAGATTCAGAATTTTTTGGCTTCTCCAGCTGGTCGTTCTGCAATAATGGCTTCTTCTTGCAG ATATCAAGCAGCATTGATTCTAAGGAACGAATGCTTAACCGATTTTGCCTTGGGCGATGTGCTTCagattttgtatatgataaCCTCAATGAAGAAATGGATTACTCATCATATTTCAGGATGGCAGCCAATTAATATTATGCTAACAGAAGGTAATACATATGGAATTTCAAGAACTGAACTTTGA
- the LOC111808238 gene encoding pectinesterase-like: MVEKVVVTGMSLMLVVGVAMAVIAVVNKNNSSDSMVENLSPKMKVVSSLCSSTNYQNECQNTLVSTAHNASASDPKAYVKAAILATVEEIKKGFNLSNNLMVEAANNATIKMSLEDCKDLLQYAIDELHASYSTVGDPELHTKEDRIADIKNWLTAVISYQQSCLDGLEEFDPQLRKKMQDTLDFAGRLTSNALALVDAVSSILESYGLQFKIKPSGRRLLGATEIGSDGFPTWLSRTDRKLLAARGGGGGRAKPNAVVAKDGSGQFKSIAAALAAYPKGSKGRYVIYVKAGIYNEYIIVPKEMRNVFMYGDGPRKTLVTGRKCNRDGITTQDSASFSALGDGFLCKSMGFQNTAGPEGHQAVALRVQSDKSAFFNCRMDGYQDTLYVQTHRQFYRNCVISGTVDFIFGDSSTIIQNSLIIVRRPMENQYNTVTAQGRADMKEISGLVIHNCRIVPEQKLFAERFKIKTYLGRPWKAYARTVIMETTLGDFIQPVGYMPWAGNFALETCSYLEHGNRGPGANTNRRVKWKGVRVIGRNEALKYTAGPFIQGRTWLPNTGGPYLLGFRI, from the exons atggTCGAGAAGGTGGTCGTGACGGGCATGTCCCTCATGCTCGTTGTCGGCGTAGCTATGGCGGTCATTGCCGTCGTTAACAAGAACAACAGTTCCGATTCTATGGTGGAGAATCTGTCCCCAAAGATGAAGGTTGTCTCATCCCTTTGTTCTTCTACAAATTATCAAAACGAATGTCAAAACACACTCGTCAGCACCGCTCATAATGCCTCAGCAAGTGACCCTAAGGCGTATGTTAAAGCCGCCATTCTTGCTACTGTTGAAGAGATTAAAAAGGGGTTTAACTTGTCTAATAACCTTATGGTGGAGGCTGCTAACAACGCCACCATCAAAATGAGTCTCGAGGATTGCAAGGACTTACTGCAATACGCCATTGATGAGCTACATGCTTCTTACTCCACTGTCGGCGACCCTGAATTACACACCAAGGAGGATCGCATAGCTGATATCAAGAACTGGCTCACGGCTGTCATTTCTTATCAGCAATCTTGTCTTGATGGTCTTGAGGAATTCGATCCCCAACTCCGAAAGAAGATGCAAGACACTCTTGATTTTGCTGGCAGGCTCACCAGCAATGCTCTGGCTCTTGTTGATGCTGTTTCCAGCATTCTTGAAAGCTACGGCTTGCAATTTAAGATTAAACCAAGTGGGCGCAGGCTTCTTGGAGCAACTGAAATAGGGAGTGATGGGTTCCCGACATGGCTGTCGAGGACAGACAGGAAGCTGCTGGCAGCTAGAGGAGGTGGCGGCGGCAGAGCGAAGCCGAACGCTGTGGTGGCTAAGGACGGTAGCGGACAGTTCAAGAGCATTGCTGCTGCATTGGCTGCATACCCAAAAGGCTCAAAAGGAAGATATGTAATCTACGTGAAAGCAGGGATCTATAATGAATATATCATTGTGCCTAAAGAGATGAGGAACGTTTTCATGTATGGAGATGGCCCGAGAAAAACCCTTGTCACTGGCCGGAAATGCAACCGTGATGGCATCACCACCCAAGACTCCGCCTCTTTCT CCGCTCTAGGAGACGGATTCCTCTGCAAATCGATGGGATTCCAAAACACAGCCGGCCCAGAAGGCCACCAAGCCGTAGCCCTAAGAGTCCAATCCGACAAATCCGCCTTCTTCAACTGCAGAATGGACGGCTACCAAGACACCCTCTACGTGCAAACCCACCGTCAATTCTACCGGAACTGCGTCATCTCCGGCACCGTGGATTTCATCTTCGGCGACTCATCCACCATAATCCAAAACTCCTTAATCATCGTCCGGCGCCCAATGGAGAACCAATACAACACCGTGACAGCCCAAGGGCGGGCAGATATGAAAGAAATCTCCGGGCTAGTAATCCACAACTGCAGAATCGTACCAGAACAGAAACTGTTCGCAGAGAGATTCAAGATTAAGACGTACCTGGGAAGGCCATGGAAGGCATACGCGAGAACCGTGATAATGGAGACGACATTGGGGGATTTCATTCAGCCGGTTGGGTACATGCCGTGGGCAGGGAACTTCGCGTTGGAAACATGCTCGTATTTGGAGCATGGGAACAGAGGGCCGGGGGCGAACACGAACAGGAGAGTGAAGTGGAAGGGCGTGAGAGTGATCGGCAGAAACGAGGCTCTGAAGTACACGGCTGGGCCGTTTATTCAGGGAAGAACGTGGCTTCCCAACACTGGTGGGCCCTACTTGTTGGGCTTCAGgatctaa
- the LOC111808044 gene encoding protein FAM192A: MEDESARAIRLMSFVSEEQLDEAKKTRGERVEDGTAQRDRPLYEILKENKDKRDAEFNERFKHRPPKALDEDETEFLDKYETSKREYERQMADADEQELRSFQAAVAAQSILLSEVREITPPAPAAQEKAPVRKETPVTRPPSMIIRVKPQAKKARIEPRSPEKAGSRAEIPNAKAEEDSESVRTHDTSSDRPLEAATTIGLVSYSDESEDED, encoded by the exons ATGGAGGACGAATCTGCGCGAGCAATCCGGCTTATGAGTTTCGTCTCTGAGGAacag CTGGACGAAGCCAAGAAAACAAGGGGCGAACGAGTTGAGGATGGCACTGCTCAAAGAGACAGACCCCTCTACGAG ATCttaaaggaaaataaagaCAAGCGTGATGCTGAATTTAATGAACGGTTCAAGCACA GACCACCAAAGGCTCTGGACGAGGATGAGACAGAATTTCTGGATAAATATGAAACA TCAAAGAGAGAATATGAAAGGCAAATGGCTGATGCAGATGAACAAGAGCTTCGCAGTTTTCAA GCAGCAGTAGCAGCACAATCTATTTTGTTGAGTGAAGTGAGGGAAATAACCCCCCCTGCTCCAGCAGCTCAG GAAAAGGCACCAGTTAGGAAAGAAACTCCGGTGACTCGACCCCCGAGTATGATTATTAGAGTAAAGCCACAGGCAAAGAAAGCGAGGATCGAACCGAGAAGCCCAGAAAAAGCTGGTAGCAGAGCTGAAATCCCTAATGCCAAAGCAGAGGAGGATTCAGAATCGGTAAGAACACATGATACCAGTAGTGATAGGCCGCTTGAAGCTGCTACAACAATAGGACTAGTTTCATATAGTGATGAAAGTGAAGATGAAGATTAG